From the Sporohalobacter salinus genome, one window contains:
- a CDS encoding FxLYD domain-containing protein, whose amino-acid sequence MKTKIILLLICLLLVSSSTALAFSKDVKGGDFEYDNTSIRRRDGYAVLFGEMTNETGKDYELVKFTVNFYNWSEELINSEPLYIENFNDDQTKSFEVSLFEEDEYEDIDDFKIQFEGGIR is encoded by the coding sequence ATGAAAACTAAGATAATTTTGCTTCTAATCTGTTTATTATTAGTTAGCTCTTCTACTGCATTAGCTTTTAGCAAAGACGTGAAGGGAGGTGACTTTGAATATGATAATACAAGTATTAGACGCAGAGATGGTTATGCTGTCCTATTTGGCGAAATGACGAATGAAACTGGTAAAGATTACGAACTAGTTAAATTTACAGTTAATTTCTATAATTGGTCAGAAGAGTTAATTAACTCTGAACCTCTATATATTGAAAACTTCAATGATGATCAGACTAAATCTTTTGAAGTTAGTTTATTTGAAGAAGATGAATATGAAGATATAGATGACTTTAAGATCCAATTTGAAGGTGGAATAAGATAA
- a CDS encoding tyrosine-type recombinase/integrase: MYKFAQEIKTGKYIDSQDITLNEYLDEWFDDYKGNIAPSTQDYYRIIINSHLKPYFKGIKLESLTPLHIKKYIRYKLDSGRLDNKSGGLSKKSTRRHYVVLNNALKYAVKWQLLEDNPAKIIDAPIPEKPEIQALTQEQLEKLLEAAEGVMHDVIYLAAYTGMRRGEIFGLRWKDIDFNDGRIQVRQAVSEIRGKGLVYRKPKTSGSIRPIEIDEDIINLLKKRRKTQKEFKMKLRDVYSNEKNLVFTWKDGKAYKPRYATRQFNKIAESVGLEEFRLHDLRHTHATLMLKANVHPKIVQERLGHNSISQTLDTYSHVIPSMQKEALKKMRNRMK, translated from the coding sequence ATGTACAAGTTTGCTCAAGAAATTAAAACAGGTAAATATATTGACTCTCAAGACATAACTCTGAACGAATACCTGGACGAATGGTTTGATGATTACAAAGGTAATATTGCCCCAAGCACCCAGGATTATTACCGAATAATCATTAACTCTCATCTCAAACCATACTTTAAAGGTATCAAATTGGAAAGCTTAACCCCTCTTCACATCAAGAAGTATATTAGATATAAGCTCGATAGCGGACGGCTAGACAACAAATCTGGCGGTCTCAGTAAGAAGTCAACAAGAAGGCACTATGTAGTACTTAATAATGCTCTGAAATATGCAGTTAAATGGCAGCTGCTTGAAGATAATCCAGCTAAAATTATTGATGCTCCAATCCCTGAAAAACCAGAAATTCAAGCGTTAACTCAGGAACAATTAGAAAAGTTGTTAGAAGCTGCTGAAGGAGTAATGCATGATGTAATCTATTTAGCTGCTTATACTGGTATGAGAAGAGGAGAGATATTCGGATTAAGATGGAAGGATATTGACTTTAATGACGGCCGTATTCAAGTTAGACAAGCAGTCAGTGAAATTCGTGGTAAAGGGCTCGTCTATAGAAAACCAAAAACCTCTGGATCTATTCGCCCTATCGAAATTGATGAAGATATAATTAATTTACTTAAGAAAAGGCGTAAGACACAAAAAGAATTCAAGATGAAACTTAGAGATGTTTATAGTAATGAAAAAAATCTAGTCTTCACCTGGAAAGACGGTAAAGCATATAAGCCTAGATATGCTACCAGGCAATTTAACAAGATAGCCGAAAGTGTAGGTTTAGAAGAATTTCGATTACATGATCTTAGACACACTCATGCTACTTTGATGCTGAAAGCTAATGTTCATCCTAAAATTGTTCAAGAACGCCTGGGACATAATTCAATCAGTCAAACATTAGATACCTATTCTCATGTGATTCCTAGTATGCAAAAAGAAGCACTTAAAAAAATGAGAAATAGGATGAAATAA